A portion of the Pedobacter cryoconitis genome contains these proteins:
- a CDS encoding sugar kinase, producing the protein MLKKVLCFGELLLRICPDPAGKWLNSNLIPAYIGGAELNVATALALWDIPSAYLTALPDNEMSKQIKTYLEEKRIDTTRFLDEGDRIGLYYLAMGTDMKNAEVIYDRQHSSFSGLKKHAIDWEQIFEGIGWFHFSAICPAINKEIAEVCKEALLVAEKMGISVSLDLNYRQKLWKYGKAPVEIMKNLAVYCRLIMGNIWAAELMLGIPKADDFMLKHKDFCIQQAEKTSLAIQQDFPACEAVANTFRFDHGEGIQYYTTLYTKNQLYSSKEYNAEKVINKVGSGDCYMAGLIYGFYQNHPAQEIVEFATAAAYYKLFTPGDSTAMNVAQITAHLNQSL; encoded by the coding sequence ATGTTAAAAAAAGTCCTGTGTTTTGGAGAATTACTATTAAGAATCTGCCCCGACCCTGCAGGCAAGTGGCTCAATTCAAATCTGATCCCTGCTTATATAGGAGGTGCAGAACTTAATGTAGCCACTGCGCTTGCTTTATGGGATATTCCTTCAGCCTATTTAACGGCACTCCCTGATAATGAAATGAGCAAACAAATCAAGACTTATCTGGAGGAAAAACGAATAGATACGACTCGTTTTCTTGATGAGGGTGACCGGATCGGACTTTATTATCTTGCGATGGGTACCGATATGAAAAATGCGGAAGTCATTTATGACCGTCAACATTCCTCTTTTTCCGGGCTTAAAAAACATGCGATAGACTGGGAACAGATTTTTGAAGGAATTGGCTGGTTTCATTTCTCGGCAATCTGTCCAGCCATTAATAAAGAAATCGCGGAAGTCTGTAAAGAAGCACTGCTCGTGGCAGAAAAAATGGGTATCAGTGTTTCCCTTGACTTGAATTACCGCCAAAAACTTTGGAAATACGGGAAAGCTCCTGTAGAGATTATGAAAAATCTTGCTGTTTATTGCCGCTTGATTATGGGCAATATCTGGGCAGCTGAATTAATGCTGGGCATACCAAAAGCTGATGATTTTATGCTGAAACATAAAGATTTCTGTATACAACAGGCAGAGAAAACTTCACTGGCTATACAACAAGATTTCCCCGCATGTGAAGCTGTTGCCAATACTTTCAGGTTTGACCATGGTGAAGGAATTCAGTACTATACCACGCTATATACCAAAAATCAGCTGTACAGTTCAAAGGAATATAATGCCGAAAAAGTCATCAATAAGGTCGGTAGTGGAGACTGCTACATGGCAGGCCTGATTTATGGCTTTTATCAAAACCACCCCGCGCAGGAAATTGTAGAATTTGCAACTGCCGCTGCCTATTATAAATTATTTACACCCGGTGATTCTACTGCTATGAATGTGGCACAAATCACAGCACATTTAAATCAATCCCTATGA
- a CDS encoding chondroitinase-B domain-containing protein, with product MKNLILSLFIICSLKGYTKSILFDKSKVINSSFYKDPFSFHLVFDNKPMVINSAMMAGNTNRAENSITVNNPQELKAAVSKARPGDVILLKDKEWPNAALQLHGKGTAAQPIMIMPETPGGAVFTGQSYLQLSGEYLVIKDLHFKNGYTPKREIISFKTSEALLANHCRVTGVVIENYSQPEKFRSDTWVTFYGKNNRIDHSTFVDKLNLGPVIIAELNDERSQKNEHLIDSNYFKGRSRLGANGGETIRIGVSRYSLTASRTTIAHNLFERCNGEVEIVSIKSGENRVCFNTFFECEGGLVLRHGSDNLVEGNFFLGNNKPFTGGVRVINPRQKVFNNVFYQLQGTNFRAPLSVLNGVPNSLINRYYQVKDAWIERNTFVDCSNILFGAGKDAERTLAPENVQFRKNLIATSREEIYTDANNDQGIVFSENGLIDTYQGKVPNGFVKTKTNPYKIEDIELPYSKLYGAELKKLNVIGPKKTGASWYHPEIRKAWRKPKSTFLKATQSSSLAATLKEALAGDTIVLTDTGFYPLKEELIIDKTLILMAAKGLKNRPVFVNASFKSLPAFITLENGSELTVKGIAFKGNYESYANAEAGIRSTDKPMNQPYKLTIDNCEFYDYNESSNNGFSGSKSTLADSLIVKNSVFHHISGSGINLSAEKEDKGIYNAEYTLITNCVFTNLMGTAINIYRGGNDESTLGPFVKIDHCTFNEVENREQGSAVKLVGAQQVSILNSNFSYSGQGGRAIFFQEYRWDNISVDHCNFYESGKVESFYQRVLGSHIYQVKPEYTDLGKLNLSWAGPAPASADQFKIGVYSK from the coding sequence ATGAAAAATCTAATCTTATCCTTATTCATCATTTGCAGTTTAAAAGGTTATACAAAATCTATATTATTTGACAAGTCCAAGGTAATTAACAGCTCTTTCTACAAGGATCCTTTCTCTTTCCACCTTGTATTTGATAACAAGCCTATGGTGATTAACAGCGCTATGATGGCTGGCAACACTAACAGAGCTGAAAATTCTATAACCGTTAACAATCCTCAGGAATTAAAGGCAGCTGTTTCAAAAGCCAGACCAGGTGATGTTATATTATTAAAAGATAAAGAATGGCCGAATGCTGCGCTACAGCTCCATGGAAAAGGTACAGCAGCGCAGCCTATCATGATCATGCCCGAAACGCCTGGAGGAGCTGTTTTTACCGGACAGTCTTATTTACAATTGAGTGGTGAATACCTGGTCATCAAAGATTTACATTTCAAAAATGGATATACGCCCAAAAGAGAAATTATCTCTTTTAAAACCAGTGAAGCACTATTAGCCAACCATTGCAGAGTTACAGGCGTTGTGATTGAAAATTATAGTCAGCCAGAAAAGTTCAGGTCTGATACCTGGGTTACATTTTATGGAAAAAACAACCGGATAGATCATTCTACTTTTGTTGACAAGTTAAACCTTGGCCCTGTGATCATTGCGGAACTTAATGATGAACGCAGTCAGAAAAATGAGCATTTGATAGATAGTAATTACTTCAAAGGCAGATCCCGGCTGGGTGCAAATGGAGGTGAAACTATCAGGATTGGTGTATCACGTTATTCCTTAACAGCCTCCAGAACAACAATTGCGCATAATTTATTTGAGCGTTGTAATGGAGAAGTAGAAATCGTATCCATTAAATCTGGTGAGAACCGGGTATGCTTTAATACTTTTTTTGAGTGTGAAGGCGGGCTGGTATTGAGACATGGGTCAGATAATCTAGTAGAAGGGAATTTCTTTCTGGGGAATAACAAACCATTTACTGGTGGAGTGAGAGTGATTAATCCGCGTCAGAAGGTCTTTAATAATGTCTTTTATCAATTACAGGGCACGAATTTCAGAGCTCCCCTTTCTGTACTGAATGGCGTTCCGAATTCTTTAATCAATCGATACTATCAGGTGAAGGATGCGTGGATTGAACGAAATACTTTTGTGGATTGTTCAAATATTCTGTTTGGTGCTGGCAAAGATGCCGAAAGAACATTAGCACCAGAAAATGTTCAGTTCAGGAAGAATCTGATCGCTACTTCAAGAGAAGAGATTTATACAGATGCAAATAATGATCAGGGAATTGTCTTTTCTGAGAATGGATTGATTGACACTTACCAGGGAAAAGTACCCAATGGCTTCGTTAAGACAAAAACAAATCCGTACAAGATCGAGGATATTGAACTGCCATATAGCAAATTATACGGCGCTGAGCTCAAAAAACTAAACGTTATTGGTCCGAAAAAAACGGGCGCTTCCTGGTATCATCCTGAAATCAGGAAAGCATGGAGAAAACCAAAAAGTACTTTCTTAAAAGCTACTCAGAGTTCATCACTGGCCGCAACACTTAAAGAAGCGTTGGCAGGTGATACAATTGTATTAACTGATACTGGTTTCTATCCATTAAAAGAAGAACTGATCATTGATAAAACATTGATTCTGATGGCTGCAAAAGGTTTAAAAAACAGGCCTGTTTTTGTAAATGCATCCTTCAAATCACTGCCTGCATTTATTACTTTAGAAAATGGTAGTGAGCTGACTGTCAAAGGTATCGCATTCAAAGGTAATTATGAAAGTTACGCCAATGCGGAGGCAGGGATCAGGTCTACCGATAAACCAATGAATCAACCGTATAAACTGACGATAGATAATTGTGAATTTTATGACTATAATGAGAGCTCAAACAATGGTTTTTCGGGTTCAAAGAGTACACTTGCGGATAGTCTGATTGTCAAAAACTCTGTCTTTCATCATATTTCGGGTAGTGGCATTAACCTTTCGGCAGAAAAAGAAGATAAAGGAATTTATAATGCAGAATATACATTAATCACTAACTGTGTCTTTACCAATCTGATGGGTACCGCAATTAATATTTACCGTGGCGGAAATGATGAAAGTACGTTGGGCCCATTCGTAAAAATTGATCATTGTACTTTTAATGAAGTAGAAAACAGAGAACAGGGATCGGCAGTTAAATTAGTTGGCGCACAACAGGTTTCCATCCTCAATAGTAATTTTTCTTATTCTGGTCAGGGAGGCAGAGCGATCTTCTTCCAGGAATACAGATGGGACAATATTAGTGTTGACCATTGCAATTTCTACGAATCCGGAAAAGTGGAATCATTTTATCAGCGGGTTTTAGGGAGTCATATCTACCAGGTGAAACCTGAATACACCGATCTGGGAAAGCTTAATCTTTCCTGGGCGGGCCCTGCTCCTGCTTCTGCAGATCAATTTAAGATTGGTGTTTATTCAAAATAG
- a CDS encoding serine hydrolase has product MNRPSFKIALLLFSAIVYSQVTKAQISAGKIDSLVENSMKKFNVTGVSIGIVKDGQIVYTKGYGVKSMLTKEKVDENTQFAIASNTKAFTTAALSILVEERKLYWETKVKDILPEFKMYNDYVTENFTIQDLLTHRSGLGLGAGDLMFFPSGSDFTIKDVLSGFQYFKPVSDFRTRFDYDNLLYYVAGEVIAKLSGMSWEDFVQSRIIKPLGMEHSYASLALMRDKSKLAMPHADTFGKLKQIENFGDQINGAPGGIYSTSADLCKWMLMQLNKGKYGAQLEQQLFSKTSQKQMWTIHNVTGFNEDPRYHTHFGGYGLGWFLDDMKGNFHVSHTGGLPGMLSSVSLFPDLNLGIVVLTNSDGGSNLFSAVSKTIEDSYMGLDDNHWIDIVYDQIENDKMHEDGVTKDVWAQVAASSKKKIDPAGYIGIYTDKWFGKVEISLKGKQLWFKSYRSPKLSGPMSFYNANSFAIKWAYPDLNADAFAIFSLDEEGKAQSIKMRGISPSIDFSYDFRDLDFQRL; this is encoded by the coding sequence ATGAACAGACCCAGTTTTAAAATAGCACTCCTTTTATTTTCAGCTATAGTATATAGTCAGGTAACCAAAGCACAGATTTCTGCCGGAAAAATAGATTCTCTTGTGGAAAATTCCATGAAGAAGTTTAATGTAACGGGTGTATCGATTGGAATTGTAAAGGATGGTCAGATTGTATATACAAAAGGTTACGGTGTTAAATCCATGCTAACCAAAGAAAAAGTAGATGAAAATACCCAGTTTGCTATTGCCTCTAATACGAAAGCTTTTACCACAGCGGCGCTTTCAATTTTAGTAGAGGAGAGAAAATTGTATTGGGAAACTAAAGTTAAAGACATACTGCCAGAATTTAAAATGTACAATGATTATGTAACAGAAAATTTCACTATTCAGGATTTACTGACGCACCGTAGCGGTTTAGGTCTTGGCGCCGGAGATTTGATGTTCTTTCCAAGCGGATCTGACTTTACCATAAAGGATGTATTGTCAGGTTTTCAATATTTCAAACCTGTTTCTGATTTCAGAACGAGGTTTGATTACGATAATCTCTTATATTATGTAGCAGGAGAGGTTATTGCAAAACTTAGCGGGATGAGTTGGGAAGATTTTGTTCAAAGCCGCATTATTAAACCGTTGGGTATGGAGCATAGTTATGCTTCTTTAGCATTGATGAGGGATAAGAGTAAGCTGGCAATGCCGCATGCGGATACTTTTGGCAAGCTCAAGCAAATAGAGAATTTTGGGGATCAGATTAATGGAGCTCCGGGTGGTATTTATTCGACTTCAGCTGATTTGTGTAAATGGATGTTGATGCAGCTGAATAAGGGAAAGTATGGAGCTCAACTGGAGCAGCAACTTTTCTCAAAGACCAGTCAAAAGCAAATGTGGACTATCCACAACGTGACGGGTTTCAATGAAGATCCGCGTTATCATACTCATTTTGGGGGTTATGGCCTAGGGTGGTTCTTAGATGATATGAAGGGGAACTTCCATGTTTCTCATACCGGGGGATTACCAGGAATGCTTTCATCGGTCAGTTTATTTCCGGATCTTAATTTGGGTATAGTTGTATTAACGAATTCAGACGGGGGAAGTAATTTATTCTCAGCGGTGAGTAAAACGATAGAGGATAGCTATATGGGATTGGACGATAACCACTGGATAGATATAGTTTATGATCAGATAGAAAATGATAAGATGCACGAAGATGGAGTGACCAAAGATGTTTGGGCGCAAGTTGCTGCTTCCAGTAAGAAAAAGATAGATCCGGCAGGTTATATAGGGATTTATACAGATAAATGGTTTGGTAAAGTAGAAATTTCCCTAAAAGGCAAACAGTTATGGTTTAAATCTTATCGTTCTCCGAAGTTATCTGGCCCGATGTCTTTTTATAACGCTAATTCTTTTGCCATTAAATGGGCTTATCCGGATCTGAATGCAGATGCTTTCGCAATCTTCAGTCTTGATGAAGAAGGGAAAGCACAAAGCATCAAAATGAGAGGGATTTCTCCAAGCATTGATTTTAGTTATGACTTTCGGGATTTAGATTTTCAAAGGTTGTAG
- a CDS encoding aldehyde dehydrogenase family protein, whose translation MEKLVKTQLAYFNTNTTKAVSFRIEQLNKLYQLLVSNEALLEEAIYKDYGKSTFETFQTEFATVYEEIKIAIRDLEQWSAIKPVATDARNAPAKSYQIPEPLGVSLVIGPWNYPYQLSLAPAVAAIAAGCTVILKPSELTANCSAVMAKIINENFEEQYFHVVEGGIAETTALLDQKFDIIFFTGSVPVGKIVYQAAAKNLTPVVLELGGKSPVIIMPDSDLEVTVKRLVWAKYLNSGQTCIAPDYVYVHQSIEQEFLEKVAKEIEKSDYKLENGNFVKIINERNAERVSGLINPDKVYVGGNFNVAERFIEPTVLHGVNWEDKVMKDEIFGPIMAVLTFDDLDTVIKEIKDRPKPLALYVFTKDENIQKKVMGEISFGGGCINDAIMHISNGNLPFGGVGSSGLGNYHGEAGFRAFSHYKGILEKEFTQDSDIKYSPHTEEKLQKMKAAAK comes from the coding sequence ATGGAAAAATTAGTAAAGACACAATTAGCCTACTTTAATACCAATACCACAAAAGCTGTTAGCTTTAGAATCGAACAATTAAACAAACTCTATCAATTGCTGGTTAGCAATGAGGCCTTATTAGAAGAGGCTATATATAAAGACTACGGTAAGTCAACTTTTGAAACTTTTCAAACCGAATTTGCCACAGTTTACGAAGAAATCAAAATTGCAATCAGAGATCTTGAACAATGGTCAGCAATCAAACCGGTAGCTACTGATGCCAGGAATGCACCTGCTAAAAGTTACCAGATTCCAGAGCCTTTGGGCGTGAGCCTGGTCATTGGCCCATGGAATTATCCTTACCAACTTTCTTTAGCACCTGCTGTGGCTGCAATTGCTGCGGGGTGTACGGTTATATTGAAGCCAAGTGAGTTGACTGCAAATTGCAGTGCGGTTATGGCTAAAATCATTAACGAGAATTTTGAAGAACAATATTTCCATGTGGTAGAAGGTGGTATTGCTGAAACAACTGCTTTACTTGATCAGAAATTCGACATTATATTTTTCACCGGAAGTGTTCCTGTTGGGAAGATTGTTTACCAGGCAGCGGCAAAGAACCTGACTCCGGTTGTCCTTGAACTCGGTGGTAAAAGCCCCGTGATTATCATGCCGGACAGCGATCTTGAGGTTACCGTTAAAAGATTGGTGTGGGCAAAATATTTGAACTCAGGACAGACTTGTATCGCACCTGATTATGTATATGTACACCAAAGTATTGAGCAAGAGTTCTTAGAAAAAGTTGCGAAAGAGATAGAAAAATCTGATTATAAATTGGAGAATGGCAACTTCGTGAAAATCATTAATGAGCGTAATGCGGAACGTGTATCAGGATTAATTAACCCGGATAAGGTTTATGTTGGTGGTAATTTTAATGTGGCAGAGCGTTTTATTGAACCTACCGTTTTGCATGGGGTGAACTGGGAAGATAAGGTGATGAAAGACGAAATTTTCGGTCCAATCATGGCTGTTTTGACCTTTGATGATTTGGATACCGTGATCAAAGAAATTAAAGACAGACCGAAACCTTTGGCATTATACGTATTTACGAAAGATGAAAATATTCAGAAAAAGGTTATGGGAGAAATCTCTTTTGGTGGAGGATGTATCAACGATGCTATCATGCACATCTCGAATGGAAATCTTCCTTTCGGGGGTGTAGGCTCGAGTGGTTTAGGCAATTATCATGGAGAAGCGGGTTTTAGGGCCTTTTCACATTATAAAGGGATACTTGAAAAAGAATTCACGCAAGATTCGGATATCAAATATTCTCCACATACTGAAGAGAAACTGCAAAAAATGAAAGCAGCAGCTAAATAA
- a CDS encoding ketohydroxyglutarate aldolase codes for MKQHIIDTLLAGKLLPLFYENSAETSIDILRTLYRAGVRIVEYTNRGDQALYNFKQLKALQVTEMPGLYLGIGTIKSAKEAADFITIGADFIVSPIVNPAVAAVCDQHNILWIPGCMTPTEIYTAQQFNAPVIKLFPANILGPAFISSIRELFRGQLFIPTGGVEIAEENLAEWFQAGVCALGMGSKLITKEIVLNRNYHELYLQTKRALRMIETVYLQPLKI; via the coding sequence ATGAAACAACATATTATCGACACCCTTTTAGCGGGTAAATTACTTCCTTTATTTTATGAAAACAGTGCGGAAACAAGCATTGATATTTTGAGAACCCTATATAGAGCTGGTGTTAGAATTGTAGAATACACAAACCGTGGAGATCAGGCACTCTACAATTTCAAACAACTAAAAGCCTTACAGGTTACAGAAATGCCTGGCTTATATTTAGGAATAGGCACTATCAAATCAGCCAAAGAGGCAGCCGATTTCATTACTATTGGAGCAGACTTCATTGTCTCTCCGATTGTCAACCCGGCAGTTGCAGCGGTATGCGATCAGCACAATATACTTTGGATACCGGGTTGTATGACCCCAACAGAAATCTATACCGCCCAACAGTTTAACGCGCCTGTAATTAAGTTATTTCCTGCAAATATTCTGGGCCCGGCATTTATATCCTCGATCCGGGAATTATTCAGAGGTCAGCTTTTTATCCCCACGGGGGGCGTAGAAATAGCAGAAGAAAACCTGGCAGAATGGTTCCAGGCCGGTGTATGTGCACTAGGTATGGGCTCTAAACTGATTACAAAAGAAATCGTATTGAACAGAAATTACCATGAATTGTATCTGCAAACCAAAAGGGCATTGCGTATGATAGAAACTGTATATCTACAACCTTTGAAAATCTAA
- a CDS encoding RagB/SusD family nutrient uptake outer membrane protein encodes MRNLHCITAGLVLCLSIVSCKKVIDIDPISNVGVDSFYKTYDQTKTALTGSYNGMQKPLEFEWMLTDLRTDNSKQGVANSSAAINFEFNDLDMFTLNSSHDKVYQYWLVTYKNIRSINYVLKSLGVVYAAGKTTVGEGIAKMTPEQRNQLAGEALFLRAYHYFNLVRLYGGVFLVTDPVDPEQSKQINRVPLAECYQMIEADLLAAKSLLPQTAFIPSTSADVGRANTWAARALLAKVYLTLHRGAEALPLLEEVINNSGYGLLPSFSDVFSINNEMNKEILFAVRFKAGGLGLGNLMANNFAPTSSGSTVVNGDGSGYNFPTNDLDLTYKTPASGAVDSRKAVTMAKYSAKLYVKKFISPVLVKFDAENDFPVLRYTDVLLMKAEALGFGNTSLELINQVRSRAGATDYTSGDFKTGFYKYPADPSNPNAITNQTQFLTALLNERRLEFAFENQRFFDLVRTEQAITVIKNHFAVEFDSHYKNYRPAFTLPELQANLTPEKLLLPIPQRELDANDQLKITQNPGY; translated from the coding sequence ATGAGAAATCTCCACTGTATAACTGCAGGTTTAGTACTGTGTTTAAGCATAGTATCCTGCAAAAAAGTCATCGATATCGATCCTATCTCTAATGTTGGGGTAGATAGTTTTTACAAAACATACGACCAGACTAAAACAGCTTTAACGGGAAGTTATAATGGGATGCAGAAACCATTGGAATTTGAATGGATGCTGACTGATTTACGTACCGATAATTCTAAACAAGGCGTAGCGAACAGCTCGGCTGCTATTAATTTTGAGTTCAATGACCTGGATATGTTCACTTTAAATTCTTCTCATGATAAGGTTTATCAATATTGGCTGGTAACTTATAAAAACATCAGGTCTATTAACTACGTATTGAAAAGTCTCGGGGTTGTTTATGCGGCCGGAAAAACTACCGTAGGAGAAGGAATAGCAAAAATGACTCCTGAGCAAAGAAATCAGCTGGCAGGTGAAGCTTTGTTTTTACGTGCTTATCACTATTTCAATCTGGTCAGGTTATATGGAGGCGTATTTTTAGTGACTGATCCAGTAGATCCTGAGCAGTCCAAGCAAATCAACAGAGTTCCGCTCGCCGAATGTTATCAAATGATTGAAGCTGATCTTTTAGCAGCAAAAAGCCTGTTGCCACAAACGGCCTTCATTCCTTCTACCAGTGCTGATGTGGGCAGAGCTAATACCTGGGCTGCCAGAGCCTTATTGGCAAAAGTATATTTGACATTACACCGCGGAGCTGAGGCTTTGCCTTTGCTCGAAGAAGTAATCAATAACAGCGGCTATGGTTTGCTGCCTTCTTTTTCAGATGTATTCTCTATTAACAATGAGATGAACAAGGAAATTTTGTTTGCAGTCAGATTTAAAGCAGGCGGTTTGGGGCTGGGTAACCTAATGGCTAATAATTTCGCACCGACTTCAAGTGGTAGTACAGTCGTGAACGGAGATGGAAGCGGTTATAATTTCCCAACAAATGACCTGGATTTAACTTATAAAACTCCTGCTTCGGGGGCGGTTGACAGCCGTAAGGCGGTGACTATGGCTAAATATTCAGCCAAGCTTTATGTAAAGAAATTCATCTCGCCTGTTTTGGTGAAGTTTGATGCGGAAAACGATTTCCCTGTACTAAGGTATACAGATGTGTTATTAATGAAAGCTGAAGCGCTGGGTTTTGGAAACACAAGCCTTGAATTAATTAATCAGGTTAGGTCAAGAGCTGGCGCAACTGATTATACTTCAGGAGATTTTAAAACTGGTTTTTATAAATACCCTGCAGATCCGTCAAATCCAAATGCAATTACCAATCAAACTCAATTCTTAACTGCTTTATTAAATGAAAGAAGGTTGGAATTTGCCTTTGAGAACCAGCGTTTCTTTGATTTGGTGAGGACTGAACAGGCCATCACTGTGATTAAAAATCACTTTGCTGTGGAGTTTGATTCGCACTATAAAAATTACAGACCAGCCTTTACGCTACCTGAATTACAAGCTAACCTGACGCCTGAAAAATTACTGTTGCCTATCCCGCAGCGTGAGCTAGATGCAAATGATCAGCTCAAAATCACTCAAAACCCTGGTTATTAA